From Corynebacterium pseudotuberculosis:
AGGATGGTAATTGGAGTTCTTGCCCTTCAAGGCGGGTTTGCCGAGCATATCGCGGTTTTATCTCGTTGTGGAGCAAAAACGCGTCGCGTGCGCGTTGCCCAAGACCTTGAGGGGCTTAAAGGGCTAGTGATTCCCGGTGGCGAGTCCTCGGTGATCGATAAACTAGCCCGTGCCTTGGGCCTGGCAGAGCCACTTGCCCAATCTATTGGGGCGGGGCTGCCAGTTTTTGCTACCTGCGCGGGGCTGATTTACCTGGGGCAGGTAGAAAATCCCGCTCCAGGTCAGCGCAGTCTTGGATGCTTGGACGCAGTTGTGCGGAGAAATGCTTTTGGCAGGCAGACCGACTCCTTTGATACCCGAATACGCGTATTTGATCGGATAGAGGCCGATGTGTCCTTTATCCGGGCGCCGGAGATCATCTCGTGGGGTTCAGACGTTGAGGTGACCGCGCGTGTGGGAGGTCGAGTGGTGGGAGTGAAGCAGGGATTGATACATGCATATGCTTTCCATCCGGAGTCGGCGGGCGAAACTCGGTTGCATGAGGAATGGTTGCGCGAGATAGGACGCTGACGGGACTGGCGCTTAAAATACAGTGCTTAAAATACCTCGATTCTCGCGCCTAGCCCCTCGGCCTGAATCAGCTGGCTGACCCAATCGCGCACACCTGGTTGCAGCCGGAATACGGGTCGGTGAGAGATCGAAATTGGCCCGACATGTTCGGGTGCATTTGCGCCCGAACGGGCTTCAAAGCGGATACGAGAGCGGTATCCTACGTCTACGAGCTCCTCGATGCTGGGACGCTTTTCTGCGAGATGCGCGCGGGCGTCGTTAAGCAATACCAGGGCCTCATCGAGTGCGGTTAATAGCGCTTCCGCGTTGGTCTCACACATGGCTCTCACCAGGGAAGGCGCGGAGCCAGCCACCCGCGTGGAATCACGGAAGCTCCCCGCTGCCAGGGACAACGCGAGGGCGCCCCCATTATCCCCAACAATTGCCAGGGTTTCCGCAAAGACATGAGGAAGATGCGAGATGCGCGCGACTGCCGCATCGTGGCTGCTTACCCGTGACGGAATAACTTCAGCTCCTACGCTAGAAGCCATATTGACCACGTCGGTCCACAATTGAATCCACTCGGGACCCGCACCGTCGCATGCGTGATCAAAGGTGACAACCCACGGTGCGCGGCGGAAAAGCTCAGGGTAGGACGCCTCCCAACCGCTGTTAGCGGTCCCTGCCATAGGGTGACCACCCACGTATTTATGGGTAAGACCGCGCGCGCATACCAGCTCGTAGACTTCCCCTTTAACGCTCACAACATCCGTGAATCCACAGCTAGGAGCATGCTTTTGTATGGCCTCTAAGAGTGAGTCAATTGCTGGCATGGGGGTGGCAAGGACGATCAACGCGTTTTCAAGTTCCGCACGCTGGAGAGTCTCTATGAGGTCGGAGTGAACGTCATAGCCCTCTTTCTCTGCGGCACGGGCGGCGGAGGGGGATCGGTTGAACCCGAAGGCCGGCAGGCCAGTCTCTTTAAGGGCGCGAAGTAAAGAGCCTCCGATGAGTCCGAGGCCTAGGATACAGACGGGGCGAGAAACTTCATTGATGGTCACCTGACAAGTGTGGCATACCCGACTACGGTTATGCGGTATGAAGTCAGATTTCGCTGTGACGGTTGCGCGCGTAGACGCCGCCTGGCAGGTCCGCGTCTTTAAGGACGATTTTTCCTCCCTGCAGACCTCCATTAACGCTGTGCGTTCTTTACGTGCTGAGGGCGCTGCGTTTGCCATGCTCAGCGTGGACGATGATTATTTTGTGCTGGTGCGCCCGACCCCTCAGAGCGTGCGTTTGTTGATCTCGGATGCCACCGCTGCTGTGGAAGATGATTTTGCTTCAGAGATTCTGGATGAGCTGGATGCGGACCTTCCGGATGCAGACGACGCCCCCTATGCTGAGGGTGATTTTGATATTCTTGCGGACCTGGGCGTGGGCGAACAGATTATGTCTGTGATCACAGACGAGACGGATTGGTGGGCTTCGGAGCAACTCCAGCGGATCGCAGAGGAACTGGGTTGCGACGAGGAACTCGACGACGCGCTGTGAGCTTGCCAGCGCACCGCATGCTTATCGACGCCCAATCTCTTATGCGCCAGGCCATCATTCAGGCGCAGGCCACACCTCCGGGGGATATTCCTGTTGGTGCCGTGATCTTTGGCCCTGATGGTGAGGTGCTGGGGCGGGGCGTGAATCGTCGGGAAGCGGACAGGGACCCGCTGGGGCATGCTGAAATCATGGCGATTCGCGAGGCAGTCGCCAACCATGATGACGGTTGGCGACTCACCGATTGCACCCTGGCCGTCACGTTGGAACCATGCACGATGTGCGCGGGTGCATTGGTGGGGGCGCGCATTGGCCGAATTTTCTTTGGAGCTTATGAGCCCAAAACCGGTGCTTGCGGCTCAGCCTTTGACGTGGTGCGAGATCCTGCTGTGTTACATGTGCCGGAGGTTCGTGGTGGAATTCTCCAGGATGAGTGCGCCGCACTGGTGACCCATTTTTTTGAGGGTTTGCGTTAAACCTAAACGGTTGGCTACTGTAAATCGCGGTAGCGTGTCCGAGCGGCCGAAGGTGCTCGCCTCGAAAGCGAGTGTTGGGTAACCCCCAACCGCGGGTTCAAATCCCGCCGCTACCGCCAGTCCCATCAGAGATGGGTGATAAGGTCGGTATCTCTTGGATACCGACCTTTTGTCATATTGATGGGGCCTTTTATCCCGAAAAACAGCCTGTTTTTGAGCTACAGCCCTTGGCAGCCTGCATTTCCATAGACAAAGAGGCCAAATCCCGCCGCATAGGGCCTCTTTGTCTATGGAAATGCAGGATCAGCACCGGGTCTTCACAAGTTTTGCCGTTTCTGCGAACGTTGGGATTAAAGACCACACATAGCGCACATATGGGTCCGTTGGAATCTTGACCGGTAGAGTTGAGTGATAAAGAAGCTTTCACGGGGGTCGATTCGTGTGGGCGTGTGCTGGTTAGGAGTTCGTCGGTGGCAAAACTGCTCTATCGAATTGGCAAGTGGTCGTTTCGAGCTAAATGGTTGGTCATATCAATCTGGCTCGTAGTGCTTGCTGCTGTGGGTGGTTCAGCTGTGGCGTTTCAAGCAGGATTTAATGATTTATTTACAATCAATAACACGCCGGCGAAAAAGGCCACGGAGCTTTACCTCAAGAATTTTCCTGAGTTAAAAAATCCCCTACAGGGAACCGGGGTCAATATTGTTTTCAAGGCTCCTGATGGTGAGCGCCTTGAAGAACCCCAAAATAAGAAAGCTGTTGATGATGTCTTAGCGTATCTCAATGAGCATCTCCAGGGGATCGTGGATACGCAACGGTACGGTAATCCCGTCACCTTGAATCCCTTGCTGCAGCAGGGCGTAATCGACCAAATGGTGGCTAATGGAGTCCCCGAGGAGACCGCTCGCAAAGATGCAGATAACTTAAGCTTGATTTCCGCAGATGGTGCTGTGGGGTACACGACCTTCTCACTGGATGTTCCACTGCCGGCAAATGTGACCAAGGAACAGCGTGCCGCGATCAATGCGGCGCTCGATGTGGGGCGTTCGGAAGGCCTCACAGTGGAAGCCGGAGGGGCGGGGTTTGGCGATCCGATCGTGATTACTTCCACTTCGGAGGTTATCGGTGTGGCTGTAGCCGCCATCATCCTGATGGTCACTTTCGGCGCGCTTGTCGCTGCTGGTTTGCCGCTTCTCACAGCCATCATTGGTGTTGGTATTGGATCTTTGTCCATCATGTTGGCCACTGCGTGGGTGTCTCTTAATAACGTGACACCTGTCTTGGCCGTGATGATTGGCCTGGCCGTGGGAATTGATTACTCCCTATTTATTATCTTCCGATATCGGCATGAATTACTTACTCGCACTCGTGAGGAAGCCGCGGGGATGGCTGTAGGAACAGCCGGTTCAGCCGTGGTTTTTGCCGGCCTCACGGTAATCATTGCTTTGGTGGCTTTGGCCGTGGCTAATATCCCTTTCCTTGCCTATATGGGATTTGCGGCAGCGTTTACTGTATTTATTTCTGTCCTCATTGCCCTCACCCTCGTACCGGCTCTATTAGGGCTACTGGGCGATAAGGTGTTTAAGGGAAAAATCCGTTGGCGCAAAAAAACACGTGTTGCTCCGAAGCGGACTATGGGCCGACGCTGGGCGGAATTTGTGCACAAAGTGCCTGGTGTGGTGATTGCCGTGACTGTGATCGGTCTAGGAGCTTTAACGCTCCCAGCCCTACAGCTGCATTTGTCTTTGCCTTCAGATACTCAGTCTGAGCTTGATACCACACAGCGTAAGCAGGCCGATATTATGGCTGAGGCTTTTGGCCCGGGCATCAACTCGCCGTTCCTTGTTGTGGTTGATGCGCACCATGCAAATCCAGAGTCGGTGGCACTGGATCCTTTGATCCGTGCGCAGAATCCTACGGATGAGGAGTCGCGTGGTAAAGCAGCGGCAAATGCTAGTTATCAGTACATAGTGCAGAAGTATTCCGTTAACGCGAATGTGAAGCATGTTCAGATTGTGGGATTATCACAGGATGGCTTGGCGGCTCAGTTACTCCTTACGCCTAAGACTTCACCAGAGGATGATGCGACTAAAGAGCTCATAAACTCGCTGCTCACTCAGCAGCGCGAGGTGGAGTCTGCAACGGGAGTGGAGTCGGGTATCACGGGGCTAGTGCCTGTTCAACAGGACGTGACCAACAGGCTTTCCGGTGTCATGCCGCTGTATCTAGCCATCGTGGTGGGGTTGGCGATCATCCTCCTGATGGTGATTTTCCGTAGTTTCTGGGTGCCCATAGTCGCGGGTCTGGGATTCTTGTTGTCCGTGGGCGCGGCATTTGGCGTGACAGTCTTGTTCTGGCAACAGGGCTTGTGGGGATTCGTCTCTACTCCGGGACCGATTATCGCGTTTATGCCAATCTTCCTCATTGGCGTGTGCTTTGGTCTGGCTATGGACTACCAGGTATTTCTTGTCTCGGCGATGCGTGAGCATTACACGCACAGCGGCGGAACAGCGAGCCCGGGGAGCCGATACAACGCGATGGAAGAATCTGTTGTGGAGGGTTTTGCTTCCAGCGCTCGAGTAGTTACGGCTGCGGCGCTGATTATGATTGCTGTCTTTGTTGCTTTTATTGGGCAGCCCTTGCCGTTTATTAAAATTTTCGGGTTCGCGTTGGGCGCGGGAGTGCTTTTCGACGCCTTCCTCATCCGCATGGCCTTTGTTCCCGCGGCTATGTTCCTTATGGGGCGTAGCACATGGCATATCCCTCGATGGTTGGACAAGGTATTGCCACACCTTGACGTTGAGGGTGCTGCTTTGGAACGGGAACATTCTGTGCAACAGGGAACCCGCAAGGACGCATAGAAGGTGCGAGTCTTAGTTTGACTGGTGGATTAGCTAAACTAGCAGGCTATGGACACAACCTTTGAGCTGAAAACTGAACTGTATGATGAGCCGGGTCGGCATGGCCGCACTGGTGTTATCCATACACCGCATGGCGATATCGCTACGCCCGCCTTCATCCCAGTGGCTACGAAGGCAACGGTTAAAACACTGACACCGCCGCAGATTCGTTCGACCGGTGCTCAGGCCATCCTGTCCAACGCTTATCATCTTTATCTGCAGCCAGGTCACGACGTAGTGGATGAGGCCGGCGGCGTTGCTGCCTTTGAAAACTGGAATGGCCCTACCTATACCGATTCGGGTGGATTCCAAGTGATGAGCCTAGGGGTCGGTTTTAAAAAGGTCTTGGCCATGGACGTTAAAGGCTATGAAGAAGCCGACATCCGGGCGAAGAAGCGCGAGCGCATGGCCAAAGTAGATGAGGACGGCGTGGACTTTCGCAGTGTGCTCAACGGGTCTCGCCATCGCTTTACTCCTGAGGTTTCCATGCAGATACAGCATGGGCTTGGTGCGGACATTATGTTCGCCTTTGATGAGCTCACGACCTTGATAGATACGCGTGACTATCAGGTGAATTCGGTTGCGCGTACGCATCGATGGGCAGAGCGCTGCCTTATTGAACATGACCGCCTGACCAACGAGCGGGTGGGCAAGCCGCTGCAGTCGCTGTGGGGCGTAGTCCAAGGAGCTCAGTATGAGGATTTGCGCAGAAAGGCTATCCGCGGTCTGCTTGAGCTGAATGATCAAGCGGAAGCTGCAGGACGCCGCGGGTTTGGCGGATTTGGTATCGGCGGCGCATTAGAAAAAGAAAATCTGGGCACTATCGTCGGCTGGGTCTGCGACGAGATTCCTAAGGAGAAGCCGCGTCACCTTCTTGGTATCAGTGAACCAGACGATCTATTTACAGCTATTGAGGCTGGGGCTGACACCTTTGATTGCGTGGCCCCCACGCGCTTGGGACGCCGTGGTGGCGTGTACACCCTGGATGGGCGTATGAATTTGACCAACGCTAAGTTCAAGCGAGACTTCACTCCTATCGATGCGGAGTTCGGTGGTCCTACCGTGGAATACACTCGCGCGTATATTAATCATCTGTTAAAGGCAAAGGAATTCCTCGCTGGAACGTTGTGCACAATGCACAATGTGGCCTTTATGGTGCAGCTTGTGGATAATATCCGCGCATCCATTGATAACGGCACATACGAGGAATACAAAGCGGAGTTTATGGGTCGTTACTATGCCCGCAGGTAGGTATGCTCCGAGCCCTAGTGGTGACCTACACTTTGGAAATTTGCGCACCGCTGTGTTGGCGTGGCTTTTTGCGCGGTCATCAGGAAGGCGCTTCCTGATTCGTATCGAGGACGTGGATACACAGCGCTCTTCACTGGCATCTGCCCAGCGGCAGCTTGAGGATCTTGCTTCTCTTGGACTCGATTGGGATGAAGAACCTACCTACCAGCACGATCATTATGATCGTTATCTTGCGGCTCTGGGGTGCCTTCCTCACTATGAGTGTTATTGCTCGCGCAAGGATATTCAGGAGGCATCTCGTGCACCGCATAGCATCCCGGGCCAGTACCCCGGTACTTGCCGAAACCTCTCGCCTGAGGTTCGAGAGGAGCGTCGTCAAGAGCTCGCTGCGCAGGGGCGGGTTCCTGCTTTGCGCTTGCGTGCTAACGCTGCCTCCTGGCGTATTCATGATTATTATGGCGGCAATATCGTAGGCGATGTTGATGACATGATCTTGCGACGCGGTGGGCAGCAACCAGATTGGGCTTATAACCTTGCGGTAGTTGTCGATGACGCTGCTCAGGGTGTTGACCAGGTAGTACGCGGTGACGATCTTCTTTCTTCCGCACCGCGCCAGGCCTATTTAGCCCATCTGCTTGGGCACTCAAGTCCGCAATATATTCATGTTCCTCTTGTTCTTAATGCTCAAGGGAAGCGCCTGGCCAAAAGGGATGGCGCGGTGACATTTCGCGAGATGACTGACATACTGCCGCACGTCGCCGATTCTTTGGGACTTAAGGGGCAGACGCTGCCGGAGCTTCTGGAGCAATTTGATCCCGATGCCTTACCGCGCGAGCCCTACGTTTTTAGATGAGTTTTAAGAAACACCCCCATTTTGTTGCGTAATCCGACTTCAAGCCTGCATTTCCATAGACAAAACGCCTCTTTGCGTGCGATGTGAGGGCCTATGTCTATGGAAATGCAGGCTTGAGGGGCAGGGGTAGCTGAGAAACGGAAGTCTGTACTCGCGGACCCCTTTTGTTGGAAATAATGCAGAGGGCATACATTTAGGTGGTCTTTTTACCTTCCCTCAAGGAGAAAACCAATGGAAAATTGGGTTCCCACATTGAGCGCCGGCCCGCTGCTGGGGATTGCAGCAGCCGCGATTGCGCTCATTTTGATCCTGGTCATTGTGTTTAGGCTGCATGCGTTTCTCACACTGATCGTTGTATCTGCCCTTACTGCGCTTGCCTCGGGTATACCGCTGGACGGAATCGTGTCCACGATGACTAAAGGATTTGGAAGTACGCTGGCTTCTGTCGCGTTGCTCGTTGGTTTGGGCGCGATGCTGGGACGACTTGTTGAGACCTCGGGCGGGGCAAAAAGCCTGGCAGAGGCACTGGTTGCGCGTTGCGGTGAGCGGCGTGCCCCCTTTGCGCTGGGCGTCGCCTCGTTGGTGATGGGTTTCCCCATCTTCTTTGATGCTGGCTTGATTGTGATGCTTCCGGTCATTTTCGCAGTGGCGCGTCGCCTGAAAGGCCCGGTGCTGGCTTATGGTATTCCCGCGGCTGGTGCGTTCTCTGTTATGCACATTTATCTGCCACCGCACCCGGGGCCGATCTCCGCGGCTGAGTTCTATAGCGCAGACATTGGACTTGTGATGTTGCTCGGCCTGCTGATAGCTATTCCTACGTGGCTAGTTTCTGGTTTGTGGTGGGGTAAGAAAATGGGAGCCAAATACCCGCTACCTGTGCCGGATAT
This genomic window contains:
- the pdxT gene encoding pyridoxal 5'-phosphate synthase glutaminase subunit PdxT; the protein is MVIGVLALQGGFAEHIAVLSRCGAKTRRVRVAQDLEGLKGLVIPGGESSVIDKLARALGLAEPLAQSIGAGLPVFATCAGLIYLGQVENPAPGQRSLGCLDAVVRRNAFGRQTDSFDTRIRVFDRIEADVSFIRAPEIISWGSDVEVTARVGGRVVGVKQGLIHAYAFHPESAGETRLHEEWLREIGR
- a CDS encoding prephenate dehydrogenase produces the protein MTINEVSRPVCILGLGLIGGSLLRALKETGLPAFGFNRSPSAARAAEKEGYDVHSDLIETLQRAELENALIVLATPMPAIDSLLEAIQKHAPSCGFTDVVSVKGEVYELVCARGLTHKYVGGHPMAGTANSGWEASYPELFRRAPWVVTFDHACDGAGPEWIQLWTDVVNMASSVGAEVIPSRVSSHDAAVARISHLPHVFAETLAIVGDNGGALALSLAAGSFRDSTRVAGSAPSLVRAMCETNAEALLTALDEALVLLNDARAHLAEKRPSIEELVDVGYRSRIRFEARSGANAPEHVGPISISHRPVFRLQPGVRDWVSQLIQAEGLGARIEVF
- a CDS encoding tRNA adenosine deaminase-associated protein is translated as MKSDFAVTVARVDAAWQVRVFKDDFSSLQTSINAVRSLRAEGAAFAMLSVDDDYFVLVRPTPQSVRLLISDATAAVEDDFASEILDELDADLPDADDAPYAEGDFDILADLGVGEQIMSVITDETDWWASEQLQRIAEELGCDEELDDAL
- a CDS encoding nucleoside deaminase, coding for MLIDAQSLMRQAIIQAQATPPGDIPVGAVIFGPDGEVLGRGVNRREADRDPLGHAEIMAIREAVANHDDGWRLTDCTLAVTLEPCTMCAGALVGARIGRIFFGAYEPKTGACGSAFDVVRDPAVLHVPEVRGGILQDECAALVTHFFEGLR
- a CDS encoding MMPL family transporter, producing MAKLLYRIGKWSFRAKWLVISIWLVVLAAVGGSAVAFQAGFNDLFTINNTPAKKATELYLKNFPELKNPLQGTGVNIVFKAPDGERLEEPQNKKAVDDVLAYLNEHLQGIVDTQRYGNPVTLNPLLQQGVIDQMVANGVPEETARKDADNLSLISADGAVGYTTFSLDVPLPANVTKEQRAAINAALDVGRSEGLTVEAGGAGFGDPIVITSTSEVIGVAVAAIILMVTFGALVAAGLPLLTAIIGVGIGSLSIMLATAWVSLNNVTPVLAVMIGLAVGIDYSLFIIFRYRHELLTRTREEAAGMAVGTAGSAVVFAGLTVIIALVALAVANIPFLAYMGFAAAFTVFISVLIALTLVPALLGLLGDKVFKGKIRWRKKTRVAPKRTMGRRWAEFVHKVPGVVIAVTVIGLGALTLPALQLHLSLPSDTQSELDTTQRKQADIMAEAFGPGINSPFLVVVDAHHANPESVALDPLIRAQNPTDEESRGKAAANASYQYIVQKYSVNANVKHVQIVGLSQDGLAAQLLLTPKTSPEDDATKELINSLLTQQREVESATGVESGITGLVPVQQDVTNRLSGVMPLYLAIVVGLAIILLMVIFRSFWVPIVAGLGFLLSVGAAFGVTVLFWQQGLWGFVSTPGPIIAFMPIFLIGVCFGLAMDYQVFLVSAMREHYTHSGGTASPGSRYNAMEESVVEGFASSARVVTAAALIMIAVFVAFIGQPLPFIKIFGFALGAGVLFDAFLIRMAFVPAAMFLMGRSTWHIPRWLDKVLPHLDVEGAALEREHSVQQGTRKDA
- the tgt gene encoding tRNA guanosine(34) transglycosylase Tgt; the protein is MDTTFELKTELYDEPGRHGRTGVIHTPHGDIATPAFIPVATKATVKTLTPPQIRSTGAQAILSNAYHLYLQPGHDVVDEAGGVAAFENWNGPTYTDSGGFQVMSLGVGFKKVLAMDVKGYEEADIRAKKRERMAKVDEDGVDFRSVLNGSRHRFTPEVSMQIQHGLGADIMFAFDELTTLIDTRDYQVNSVARTHRWAERCLIEHDRLTNERVGKPLQSLWGVVQGAQYEDLRRKAIRGLLELNDQAEAAGRRGFGGFGIGGALEKENLGTIVGWVCDEIPKEKPRHLLGISEPDDLFTAIEAGADTFDCVAPTRLGRRGGVYTLDGRMNLTNAKFKRDFTPIDAEFGGPTVEYTRAYINHLLKAKEFLAGTLCTMHNVAFMVQLVDNIRASIDNGTYEEYKAEFMGRYYARR
- the gluQRS gene encoding tRNA glutamyl-Q(34) synthetase GluQRS, producing MPAGRYAPSPSGDLHFGNLRTAVLAWLFARSSGRRFLIRIEDVDTQRSSLASAQRQLEDLASLGLDWDEEPTYQHDHYDRYLAALGCLPHYECYCSRKDIQEASRAPHSIPGQYPGTCRNLSPEVREERRQELAAQGRVPALRLRANAASWRIHDYYGGNIVGDVDDMILRRGGQQPDWAYNLAVVVDDAAQGVDQVVRGDDLLSSAPRQAYLAHLLGHSSPQYIHVPLVLNAQGKRLAKRDGAVTFREMTDILPHVADSLGLKGQTLPELLEQFDPDALPREPYVFR